The following coding sequences are from one Sylvia atricapilla isolate bSylAtr1 chromosome 23, bSylAtr1.pri, whole genome shotgun sequence window:
- the SIK3 gene encoding serine/threonine-protein kinase SIK3 isoform X3 — translation MAAAAAAGGGGGAGAAPAAPRLSPAPPPPRPPGPARIGYYEIERTIGKGNFAVVKLATHLVTRAKVAIKIIDKTQLDEENLKKIFREVQIMKMLCHPHIIRLYQVMETERMIYLVTEYASGGEIFDHLVAHGRMAEKEARRKFKQIVAAVNFCHCRNIVHRDLKAENLLLDANLNIKIADFGFSNIFTPGQLLKTWCGSPPYAAPELFEGKEYDGPKVDIWSLGVVLYVLVCGALPFDGSTLQNLRARVLSGKFRIPFFMSTECEHLIRHMLVLDPSKRLSMEQICKHKWMKLGEADAEFDRLIAECQHLKTERQLEPLNEDVLLAMADMGLDKERTVQSLRADAYDHYSAIYSLLCERLKRHKNLRIAPSPSIPRTITFPTSANIQQTEQTGNTMNINVPQVQLINPENQIVETDGTMNLDSDEGEEPSPEALVRYLSMRRHTVGVADPRTEVMEDLQKLLPGFPRVTPQAPFLQVTPNVNFMHNVLPRQNLQPTGQLEYKEQSLLQPPTLQLLNGMGPLGRRASDGGANIQLHAQQLLKRPRGPSPLVTMTPAVPAVTPVDEESSDGEPDQEAVQSSIYKDSNTLHLPTERFSPVRRFSDGAASIQAFKAHLEKMGNNSSIKQLQQECEQLQKMYGGHMDERTLEKTQQQHMLYQQEQHHQILHQQIQDCIRPPQPSPPLQAPCENQPALLTHQLQRLRIQPSSPPPNHPNNHLFRQPNSSPPPVSSSVLQPHGAASQSQFQGMPSHTTMFPQSGNCSPPPAMGLTCLALQQQQSQPQQVTIQVQEPGDMVGSSLLPGASVGGQGLASHARGMSLSPSASQIQMQHRANLMASLSYGHRQLSKQLSADSAESHRYPPANYDQVHLHPHLFPEQPRVSPSNYSPPGGVGFPAAQQALKVPQLDQYPSFPPNAHQQQQHYTASALQQALLSPTPPDYSRHQQVPHILQGLLSPRHSLTGHTDMRLPQAEFAQLIKRRQQQQQQQQDFQELFRHMSQGDAGNMGTSMGQNLSERQSLSLPYQSADTYHPQNSPQHLLKIRAQECIQQVPASVPPPQGYGHQPALFHSESMEEDCACEGNRDSFPDSKSSNTLTKGCHESPLLVNAGGHGDPESLLGTANPAQELGTHQYRHQPTPGFRNKVPSRESIVGNCMDRSSPGQAMQVPDHNGLGYPVRPSSSEHPRPRTLQRHHTIQNSDDAYVQLDNLPGMSLMAGKALSSARMSDAVLSQSSLMASQQLRDRDSEDCGESLEGQEHANLGDGSQHLNTSCYPSTCITDVLLSYKHPEVPFGMEQAGV, via the exons GTTATGGAGACGGAGCGGATGATTTATCTGGTGACAGAGTATGCCAGTGGAGGGGAAATATTTG ATCACCTGGTGGCCCACGGGCGCATGGCTGAGAAGGAAGCCCGGAGAAAGTTCAAGCAAATTGTGGCTGCTGTCAACTTCTGTCACTGTCGTAACATAGTCCACAGGGATCTGAAGGCAGAAAATCTCCTCCTGGATGCAAACCTGAACATCAAAATAGCAG ATTTTGGGTTCAGCAACATCTTCACCCCTGGCCAGCTCCTTAAAACCTGGTGTGGGAGTCCTCCCTATGCTGCTCCAGAGCTCTTTGAAGGCAAGGAGTACGATGGGCCAAAGGTTGATATTTGG AGCCTCGGCGTGGTGCTGTACGTGCTGGTGTGCGGGGCGCTGCCCTTCGACGGGAGCACGCTGCAGAACCTGCGCGCGCGGGTGCTCAGCGGCAAGTTCCGCATCCCCTTCTTCATGTCCACAG agtgTGAGCACCTGATCCGCCACATGCTGGTGCTGGACCCGAGCAAGAGGCTCTCCATGGAGCAGATCTGCAAACACAAGTGGATGAAGCTGGGGGAGGCCGATGCAGAGTTTGACAGG CTGATAGCAGAGTGTCAGCACCTGAAGACCGAGAGGCAGCTGGAGCCGCTGAACGAGGACGTGCTGCTGGCCATGGCGGACATGGGGCTGGACAAGGAGCGCACGGTGCAG TCGCTGCGAGCCGACGCGTACGACCACTACAGCGCGATCTACAGCCTGCTCTGCGAGCGCCTCAAGAGACACAAGAACCTGCGCATCGCACCCTCGCCCAGCATCCCGCGCACCATCACCTTCCCCACCTCGGCCAACATCCAG CAGACAGAACAGACTGGCAACACCATGAACATCAACGTGCCGCAAGTCCAGCTCATCAACCCTGAGAATCAAATTGTGGAG ACTGATGGAACAATGAACTTGGACAGTGATGAAGGGGAGGAACCATCACCCGAGGCTCTGGTCCGCTACCTCTCCATGAGGAGGCACACAGTGGGAGTAGCAGACCCACG GACGGAAGTCATGGAAGACCTGCAGAagctcctgcctggcttccCCCGTGTCACTCCTCAGGCTCCCTTCCTGCAGGTGACCCCGAATGTGAACTTCATGCACAATGTGCTGCCCAGGCAGAACCTGCAGCCCACGGGGCAGCTGGAGTACAAG gagcagtccctgctgcagccccccacGCTGCAGCTGCTGAACGGGATGGGCCCTCTGGGCCGGCGGGCGTCCGACGGCGGGGCCAACATCCAGCTGCAcgcccagcagctgctcaagCGGCCCCGGGGCCCCTCGCCGCTCGTCACCATGACGCCA gctgtcccagctgtcACCCCTGTGGACGAGGAGAGCTCCGATGGGGAGCCAGATCAGGAAGCTGTGCAGAG TTCCATTTACAAGGACTCCAACACTCTGCACCTCCCCACCGAGCGCTTCTCCCCGGTCCGGCGCTTCTCCGACGGGGCTGCCAGCATCCAGGCTTTCAAAGCCCACCTGGAGAAGATGggcaacaacagcagcatcaAACAGCTTCAGCAG GAGtgtgagcagctgcagaagatGTACGGTGGGCACATGGACGAGAGGACGCTGGAGAAGacgcagcagcagcacatgttgtaccagcaggagcagcaccatcAGATTCTTCATCAGCAGATTCAG GACTGTATCCGGCCTCCCCAGCCATCTCCACCCTTGCAAGCTCCATGTGAAaaccagccagctctgctcactcACCAGCTCCAGAG GTTACGGATCCAGCCATCCAGCCCACCCCCGAACCACCCCAACAATCATCTCTTCAGGCAACCCAACAGCAGCCCACCCCCTGTGAGCAGCAGCGTGCTCCAGCCCCATG GTGCTGCCTCCCAGTCCCAGTTCCAAGGGATGCCATCCCACACCACGATGTTCCCGCAGTCGGGTAACTGTTCCCCTCCCCCGGCCATGGGGCTGACGtgcctggccctgcagcagcagcagtcgCAGCCCCAGCAGGTCACCATCCAAGTGCAGGAGCCCGGGGACATGGTCggcagcagcctcctgcccgGGGCCTCGGTGGGCGGGCAGGGCCTGGCGTCCCACGCACGGGGGATGTCCCTGAGCCCCAGCGCCAGCCAGATCCAGATGCAGCACCGCGCCAACCTGATGGCGTCCCTCAGCTACGGCCACCGGCAGCTGTCCAAGCAGCTCAGCGCCGACAGCGCCGAGTCGCACAG GTATCCCCCTGCCAACTACGACCAGGTGCACTTACACCCCCACCTGTTCCCGGAGCAGCCCCGCGTTTCCCCCAGCAACTACAGCCCGCCGGGAGGGGTGGggttccctgcagcccagcaagCTCTGAAGGTCCCGCAGCTCGACCAGTACCCCAGTTTCCCTCCGAAcgcacatcagcagcagcagcactacaCGGCATCGGCACTACAGCAGGCACTGTTGTCCCCGACACCTCCCGACTACAGCCGACACCAGCAGGTACCGCACATCCTCCAGGGACTGCTTTCCCCCCGGCACTCGCTCACGGGGCACACGGACATGCGGCTGCCCCAGGCAGAATTTGCACAGCTCATCAAacggcggcagcagcagcagcagcagcagcaagactTCCAAGAGTTGTTCAGGCATATGAGTCAAGGGGATGCTGGCAATATGGGCACCAGCATGGGACAGAACCTCTCGGAGCGCCAGTCGTTGTCTTTGCCTTATCAGAGTGCTGACACGTACCACCCCCAGAACAGCCCCCAACATCTCTTAAAAATCAGGGCGCAAGAATGTATCCAGCAGGTCCCTGCGTCAGTGCCACCGCCGCAGGGCTACGGACACCAGCCAGCCCTGTTCCACTCGGAGAGCATGGAGGAGGACTGCGCCTGCGAGGGAAACAGGGACAGCTTTCCTGACAGTAAGAGTTCAAACACATTGACCAAAGGTTGCCACGAGAGCCCTCTGCTTGTAAACGCAGGAGGGCACGGGGACCCCGAATCTTTGCTAGGAACTGCTAATCCCGcgcaggagctggggacacaccAGTACAGGCATCAGCCCACGCCTGGATTCAGGAATAAGGTGCCCAGCAGAG AGTCCATCGTAGGGAACTGCATGGACAGGAGCTCCCCTGGCCAAGCCATGCAGGTGCCTGACCACAACGGCCTGGGCTACCCCGTGCGCCCCTCCAGCAGCGAGCACCCGCGGCCCCGCACCCTGCAGAGACATCACACCATCCAGAACAGTGATGATGCCTAC GTGCAGTTGGATAACTTGCCTGGAATGAGTCTGATGGCAGGAAaagccctcagctctgctcGGATGTCGGACGCCGTGCTCAGCCAGTCGTCGCTGATGGCCAGTCAGCAGCtgcgggacagggacagcgagG ACTGCGGGGAGAGTTTGGAAGGTCAAGAGCACGCGAACCTGGGCGATGGCAGCCAACACCTCAACACCTCCTGCTACCCCTCGACGTGTATCACAGACGTCCTGCTGAGCTACAAGCACCCGGAGGTGCCCTttgggatggagcaggcaggggtGTAA
- the SIK3 gene encoding serine/threonine-protein kinase SIK3 isoform X1, whose amino-acid sequence MAAAAAAGGGGGAGAAPAAPRLSPAPPPPRPPGPARIGYYEIERTIGKGNFAVVKLATHLVTRAKVAIKIIDKTQLDEENLKKIFREVQIMKMLCHPHIIRLYQVMETERMIYLVTEYASGGEIFDHLVAHGRMAEKEARRKFKQIVAAVNFCHCRNIVHRDLKAENLLLDANLNIKIADFGFSNIFTPGQLLKTWCGSPPYAAPELFEGKEYDGPKVDIWSLGVVLYVLVCGALPFDGSTLQNLRARVLSGKFRIPFFMSTECEHLIRHMLVLDPSKRLSMEQICKHKWMKLGEADAEFDRLIAECQHLKTERQLEPLNEDVLLAMADMGLDKERTVQSLRADAYDHYSAIYSLLCERLKRHKNLRIAPSPSIPRTITFPTSANIQQTEQTGNTMNINVPQVQLINPENQIVETDGTMNLDSDEGEEPSPEALVRYLSMRRHTVGVADPRTEVMEDLQKLLPGFPRVTPQAPFLQVTPNVNFMHNVLPRQNLQPTGQLEYKEQSLLQPPTLQLLNGMGPLGRRASDGGANIQLHAQQLLKRPRGPSPLVTMTPAVPAVTPVDEESSDGEPDQEAVQRYLANRSKRHTLAMTNPTAEIPPDLQRQLGQQSFRPRAWAPHLGPDQHRSIYKDSNTLHLPTERFSPVRRFSDGAASIQAFKAHLEKMGNNSSIKQLQQECEQLQKMYGGHMDERTLEKTQQQHMLYQQEQHHQILHQQIQDCIRPPQPSPPLQAPCENQPALLTHQLQRLRIQPSSPPPNHPNNHLFRQPNSSPPPVSSSVLQPHGAASQSQFQGMPSHTTMFPQSGNCSPPPAMGLTCLALQQQQSQPQQVTIQVQEPGDMVGSSLLPGASVGGQGLASHARGMSLSPSASQIQMQHRANLMASLSYGHRQLSKQLSADSAESHRYPPANYDQVHLHPHLFPEQPRVSPSNYSPPGGVGFPAAQQALKVPQLDQYPSFPPNAHQQQQHYTASALQQALLSPTPPDYSRHQQVPHILQGLLSPRHSLTGHTDMRLPQAEFAQLIKRRQQQQQQQQDFQELFRHMSQGDAGNMGTSMGQNLSERQSLSLPYQSADTYHPQNSPQHLLKIRAQECIQQVPASVPPPQGYGHQPALFHSESMEEDCACEGNRDSFPDSKSSNTLTKGCHESPLLVNAGGHGDPESLLGTANPAQELGTHQYRHQPTPGFRNKVPSRESIVGNCMDRSSPGQAMQVPDHNGLGYPVRPSSSEHPRPRTLQRHHTIQNSDDAYVQLDNLPGMSLMAGKALSSARMSDAVLSQSSLMASQQLRDRDSEDCGESLEGQEHANLGDGSQHLNTSCYPSTCITDVLLSYKHPEVPFGMEQAGV is encoded by the exons GTTATGGAGACGGAGCGGATGATTTATCTGGTGACAGAGTATGCCAGTGGAGGGGAAATATTTG ATCACCTGGTGGCCCACGGGCGCATGGCTGAGAAGGAAGCCCGGAGAAAGTTCAAGCAAATTGTGGCTGCTGTCAACTTCTGTCACTGTCGTAACATAGTCCACAGGGATCTGAAGGCAGAAAATCTCCTCCTGGATGCAAACCTGAACATCAAAATAGCAG ATTTTGGGTTCAGCAACATCTTCACCCCTGGCCAGCTCCTTAAAACCTGGTGTGGGAGTCCTCCCTATGCTGCTCCAGAGCTCTTTGAAGGCAAGGAGTACGATGGGCCAAAGGTTGATATTTGG AGCCTCGGCGTGGTGCTGTACGTGCTGGTGTGCGGGGCGCTGCCCTTCGACGGGAGCACGCTGCAGAACCTGCGCGCGCGGGTGCTCAGCGGCAAGTTCCGCATCCCCTTCTTCATGTCCACAG agtgTGAGCACCTGATCCGCCACATGCTGGTGCTGGACCCGAGCAAGAGGCTCTCCATGGAGCAGATCTGCAAACACAAGTGGATGAAGCTGGGGGAGGCCGATGCAGAGTTTGACAGG CTGATAGCAGAGTGTCAGCACCTGAAGACCGAGAGGCAGCTGGAGCCGCTGAACGAGGACGTGCTGCTGGCCATGGCGGACATGGGGCTGGACAAGGAGCGCACGGTGCAG TCGCTGCGAGCCGACGCGTACGACCACTACAGCGCGATCTACAGCCTGCTCTGCGAGCGCCTCAAGAGACACAAGAACCTGCGCATCGCACCCTCGCCCAGCATCCCGCGCACCATCACCTTCCCCACCTCGGCCAACATCCAG CAGACAGAACAGACTGGCAACACCATGAACATCAACGTGCCGCAAGTCCAGCTCATCAACCCTGAGAATCAAATTGTGGAG ACTGATGGAACAATGAACTTGGACAGTGATGAAGGGGAGGAACCATCACCCGAGGCTCTGGTCCGCTACCTCTCCATGAGGAGGCACACAGTGGGAGTAGCAGACCCACG GACGGAAGTCATGGAAGACCTGCAGAagctcctgcctggcttccCCCGTGTCACTCCTCAGGCTCCCTTCCTGCAGGTGACCCCGAATGTGAACTTCATGCACAATGTGCTGCCCAGGCAGAACCTGCAGCCCACGGGGCAGCTGGAGTACAAG gagcagtccctgctgcagccccccacGCTGCAGCTGCTGAACGGGATGGGCCCTCTGGGCCGGCGGGCGTCCGACGGCGGGGCCAACATCCAGCTGCAcgcccagcagctgctcaagCGGCCCCGGGGCCCCTCGCCGCTCGTCACCATGACGCCA gctgtcccagctgtcACCCCTGTGGACGAGGAGAGCTCCGATGGGGAGCCAGATCAGGAAGCTGTGCAGAG ATACTTGGCAAATAGGTCAAAAAGGCACACTCTGGCCATGACCAACCCTACAGCTGAAATCCCTCCAGACTTGCAGAGGCAGCTAGGACAGCAGTCCTTCCGACCCCGGGCTTGGGCTCCACACCTGGGACCCGACCAGCACCG TTCCATTTACAAGGACTCCAACACTCTGCACCTCCCCACCGAGCGCTTCTCCCCGGTCCGGCGCTTCTCCGACGGGGCTGCCAGCATCCAGGCTTTCAAAGCCCACCTGGAGAAGATGggcaacaacagcagcatcaAACAGCTTCAGCAG GAGtgtgagcagctgcagaagatGTACGGTGGGCACATGGACGAGAGGACGCTGGAGAAGacgcagcagcagcacatgttgtaccagcaggagcagcaccatcAGATTCTTCATCAGCAGATTCAG GACTGTATCCGGCCTCCCCAGCCATCTCCACCCTTGCAAGCTCCATGTGAAaaccagccagctctgctcactcACCAGCTCCAGAG GTTACGGATCCAGCCATCCAGCCCACCCCCGAACCACCCCAACAATCATCTCTTCAGGCAACCCAACAGCAGCCCACCCCCTGTGAGCAGCAGCGTGCTCCAGCCCCATG GTGCTGCCTCCCAGTCCCAGTTCCAAGGGATGCCATCCCACACCACGATGTTCCCGCAGTCGGGTAACTGTTCCCCTCCCCCGGCCATGGGGCTGACGtgcctggccctgcagcagcagcagtcgCAGCCCCAGCAGGTCACCATCCAAGTGCAGGAGCCCGGGGACATGGTCggcagcagcctcctgcccgGGGCCTCGGTGGGCGGGCAGGGCCTGGCGTCCCACGCACGGGGGATGTCCCTGAGCCCCAGCGCCAGCCAGATCCAGATGCAGCACCGCGCCAACCTGATGGCGTCCCTCAGCTACGGCCACCGGCAGCTGTCCAAGCAGCTCAGCGCCGACAGCGCCGAGTCGCACAG GTATCCCCCTGCCAACTACGACCAGGTGCACTTACACCCCCACCTGTTCCCGGAGCAGCCCCGCGTTTCCCCCAGCAACTACAGCCCGCCGGGAGGGGTGGggttccctgcagcccagcaagCTCTGAAGGTCCCGCAGCTCGACCAGTACCCCAGTTTCCCTCCGAAcgcacatcagcagcagcagcactacaCGGCATCGGCACTACAGCAGGCACTGTTGTCCCCGACACCTCCCGACTACAGCCGACACCAGCAGGTACCGCACATCCTCCAGGGACTGCTTTCCCCCCGGCACTCGCTCACGGGGCACACGGACATGCGGCTGCCCCAGGCAGAATTTGCACAGCTCATCAAacggcggcagcagcagcagcagcagcagcaagactTCCAAGAGTTGTTCAGGCATATGAGTCAAGGGGATGCTGGCAATATGGGCACCAGCATGGGACAGAACCTCTCGGAGCGCCAGTCGTTGTCTTTGCCTTATCAGAGTGCTGACACGTACCACCCCCAGAACAGCCCCCAACATCTCTTAAAAATCAGGGCGCAAGAATGTATCCAGCAGGTCCCTGCGTCAGTGCCACCGCCGCAGGGCTACGGACACCAGCCAGCCCTGTTCCACTCGGAGAGCATGGAGGAGGACTGCGCCTGCGAGGGAAACAGGGACAGCTTTCCTGACAGTAAGAGTTCAAACACATTGACCAAAGGTTGCCACGAGAGCCCTCTGCTTGTAAACGCAGGAGGGCACGGGGACCCCGAATCTTTGCTAGGAACTGCTAATCCCGcgcaggagctggggacacaccAGTACAGGCATCAGCCCACGCCTGGATTCAGGAATAAGGTGCCCAGCAGAG AGTCCATCGTAGGGAACTGCATGGACAGGAGCTCCCCTGGCCAAGCCATGCAGGTGCCTGACCACAACGGCCTGGGCTACCCCGTGCGCCCCTCCAGCAGCGAGCACCCGCGGCCCCGCACCCTGCAGAGACATCACACCATCCAGAACAGTGATGATGCCTAC GTGCAGTTGGATAACTTGCCTGGAATGAGTCTGATGGCAGGAAaagccctcagctctgctcGGATGTCGGACGCCGTGCTCAGCCAGTCGTCGCTGATGGCCAGTCAGCAGCtgcgggacagggacagcgagG ACTGCGGGGAGAGTTTGGAAGGTCAAGAGCACGCGAACCTGGGCGATGGCAGCCAACACCTCAACACCTCCTGCTACCCCTCGACGTGTATCACAGACGTCCTGCTGAGCTACAAGCACCCGGAGGTGCCCTttgggatggagcaggcaggggtGTAA
- the SIK3 gene encoding serine/threonine-protein kinase SIK3 isoform X5, with protein sequence MAAAAAAGGGGGAGAAPAAPRLSPAPPPPRPPGPARIGYYEIERTIGKGNFAVVKLATHLVTRAKVAIKIIDKTQLDEENLKKIFREVQIMKMLCHPHIIRLYQVMETERMIYLVTEYASGGEIFDHLVAHGRMAEKEARRKFKQIVAAVNFCHCRNIVHRDLKAENLLLDANLNIKIADFGFSNIFTPGQLLKTWCGSPPYAAPELFEGKEYDGPKVDIWSLGVVLYVLVCGALPFDGSTLQNLRARVLSGKFRIPFFMSTECEHLIRHMLVLDPSKRLSMEQICKHKWMKLGEADAEFDRLIAECQHLKTERQLEPLNEDVLLAMADMGLDKERTVQSLRADAYDHYSAIYSLLCERLKRHKNLRIAPSPSIPRTITFPTSANIQQTEQTGNTMNINVPQVQLINPENQIVETDGTMNLDSDEGEEPSPEALVRYLSMRRHTVGVADPRTEVMEDLQKLLPGFPRVTPQAPFLQVTPNVNFMHNVLPRQNLQPTGQLEYKEQSLLQPPTLQLLNGMGPLGRRASDGGANIQLHAQQLLKRPRGPSPLVTMTPAVPAVTPVDEESSDGEPDQEAVQRYLANRSKRHTLAMTNPTAEIPPDLQRQLGQQSFRPRAWAPHLGPDQHRSIYKDSNTLHLPTERFSPVRRFSDGAASIQAFKAHLEKMGNNSSIKQLQQECEQLQKMYGGHMDERTLEKTQQQHMLYQQEQHHQILHQQIQDCIRPPQPSPPLQAPCENQPALLTHQLQRLRIQPSSPPPNHPNNHLFRQPNSSPPPVSSSVLQPHGAASQSQFQGMPSHTTMFPQSGNCSPPPAMGLTCLALQQQQSQPQQVTIQVQEPGDMVGSSLLPGASVGGQGLASHARGMSLSPSASQIQMQHRANLMASLSYGHRQLSKQLSADSAESHRYPPANYDQVHLHPHLFPEQPRVSPSNYSPPGGVGFPAAQQALKVPQLDQYPSFPPNAHQQQQHYTASALQQALLSPTPPDYSRHQQVPHILQGLLSPRHSLTGHTDMRLPQAEFAQLIKRRQQQQQQQQDFQELFRHMSQGDAGNMGTSMGQNLSERQSLSLPYQSADTYHPQNSPQHLLKIRAQECIQQVPASVPPPQGYGHQPALFHSESMEEDCACEGNRDSFPDKSIVGNCMDRSSPGQAMQVPDHNGLGYPVRPSSSEHPRPRTLQRHHTIQNSDDAYVQLDNLPGMSLMAGKALSSARMSDAVLSQSSLMASQQLRDRDSEDCGESLEGQEHANLGDGSQHLNTSCYPSTCITDVLLSYKHPEVPFGMEQAGV encoded by the exons GTTATGGAGACGGAGCGGATGATTTATCTGGTGACAGAGTATGCCAGTGGAGGGGAAATATTTG ATCACCTGGTGGCCCACGGGCGCATGGCTGAGAAGGAAGCCCGGAGAAAGTTCAAGCAAATTGTGGCTGCTGTCAACTTCTGTCACTGTCGTAACATAGTCCACAGGGATCTGAAGGCAGAAAATCTCCTCCTGGATGCAAACCTGAACATCAAAATAGCAG ATTTTGGGTTCAGCAACATCTTCACCCCTGGCCAGCTCCTTAAAACCTGGTGTGGGAGTCCTCCCTATGCTGCTCCAGAGCTCTTTGAAGGCAAGGAGTACGATGGGCCAAAGGTTGATATTTGG AGCCTCGGCGTGGTGCTGTACGTGCTGGTGTGCGGGGCGCTGCCCTTCGACGGGAGCACGCTGCAGAACCTGCGCGCGCGGGTGCTCAGCGGCAAGTTCCGCATCCCCTTCTTCATGTCCACAG agtgTGAGCACCTGATCCGCCACATGCTGGTGCTGGACCCGAGCAAGAGGCTCTCCATGGAGCAGATCTGCAAACACAAGTGGATGAAGCTGGGGGAGGCCGATGCAGAGTTTGACAGG CTGATAGCAGAGTGTCAGCACCTGAAGACCGAGAGGCAGCTGGAGCCGCTGAACGAGGACGTGCTGCTGGCCATGGCGGACATGGGGCTGGACAAGGAGCGCACGGTGCAG TCGCTGCGAGCCGACGCGTACGACCACTACAGCGCGATCTACAGCCTGCTCTGCGAGCGCCTCAAGAGACACAAGAACCTGCGCATCGCACCCTCGCCCAGCATCCCGCGCACCATCACCTTCCCCACCTCGGCCAACATCCAG CAGACAGAACAGACTGGCAACACCATGAACATCAACGTGCCGCAAGTCCAGCTCATCAACCCTGAGAATCAAATTGTGGAG ACTGATGGAACAATGAACTTGGACAGTGATGAAGGGGAGGAACCATCACCCGAGGCTCTGGTCCGCTACCTCTCCATGAGGAGGCACACAGTGGGAGTAGCAGACCCACG GACGGAAGTCATGGAAGACCTGCAGAagctcctgcctggcttccCCCGTGTCACTCCTCAGGCTCCCTTCCTGCAGGTGACCCCGAATGTGAACTTCATGCACAATGTGCTGCCCAGGCAGAACCTGCAGCCCACGGGGCAGCTGGAGTACAAG gagcagtccctgctgcagccccccacGCTGCAGCTGCTGAACGGGATGGGCCCTCTGGGCCGGCGGGCGTCCGACGGCGGGGCCAACATCCAGCTGCAcgcccagcagctgctcaagCGGCCCCGGGGCCCCTCGCCGCTCGTCACCATGACGCCA gctgtcccagctgtcACCCCTGTGGACGAGGAGAGCTCCGATGGGGAGCCAGATCAGGAAGCTGTGCAGAG ATACTTGGCAAATAGGTCAAAAAGGCACACTCTGGCCATGACCAACCCTACAGCTGAAATCCCTCCAGACTTGCAGAGGCAGCTAGGACAGCAGTCCTTCCGACCCCGGGCTTGGGCTCCACACCTGGGACCCGACCAGCACCG TTCCATTTACAAGGACTCCAACACTCTGCACCTCCCCACCGAGCGCTTCTCCCCGGTCCGGCGCTTCTCCGACGGGGCTGCCAGCATCCAGGCTTTCAAAGCCCACCTGGAGAAGATGggcaacaacagcagcatcaAACAGCTTCAGCAG GAGtgtgagcagctgcagaagatGTACGGTGGGCACATGGACGAGAGGACGCTGGAGAAGacgcagcagcagcacatgttgtaccagcaggagcagcaccatcAGATTCTTCATCAGCAGATTCAG GACTGTATCCGGCCTCCCCAGCCATCTCCACCCTTGCAAGCTCCATGTGAAaaccagccagctctgctcactcACCAGCTCCAGAG GTTACGGATCCAGCCATCCAGCCCACCCCCGAACCACCCCAACAATCATCTCTTCAGGCAACCCAACAGCAGCCCACCCCCTGTGAGCAGCAGCGTGCTCCAGCCCCATG GTGCTGCCTCCCAGTCCCAGTTCCAAGGGATGCCATCCCACACCACGATGTTCCCGCAGTCGGGTAACTGTTCCCCTCCCCCGGCCATGGGGCTGACGtgcctggccctgcagcagcagcagtcgCAGCCCCAGCAGGTCACCATCCAAGTGCAGGAGCCCGGGGACATGGTCggcagcagcctcctgcccgGGGCCTCGGTGGGCGGGCAGGGCCTGGCGTCCCACGCACGGGGGATGTCCCTGAGCCCCAGCGCCAGCCAGATCCAGATGCAGCACCGCGCCAACCTGATGGCGTCCCTCAGCTACGGCCACCGGCAGCTGTCCAAGCAGCTCAGCGCCGACAGCGCCGAGTCGCACAG GTATCCCCCTGCCAACTACGACCAGGTGCACTTACACCCCCACCTGTTCCCGGAGCAGCCCCGCGTTTCCCCCAGCAACTACAGCCCGCCGGGAGGGGTGGggttccctgcagcccagcaagCTCTGAAGGTCCCGCAGCTCGACCAGTACCCCAGTTTCCCTCCGAAcgcacatcagcagcagcagcactacaCGGCATCGGCACTACAGCAGGCACTGTTGTCCCCGACACCTCCCGACTACAGCCGACACCAGCAGGTACCGCACATCCTCCAGGGACTGCTTTCCCCCCGGCACTCGCTCACGGGGCACACGGACATGCGGCTGCCCCAGGCAGAATTTGCACAGCTCATCAAacggcggcagcagcagcagcagcagcagcaagactTCCAAGAGTTGTTCAGGCATATGAGTCAAGGGGATGCTGGCAATATGGGCACCAGCATGGGACAGAACCTCTCGGAGCGCCAGTCGTTGTCTTTGCCTTATCAGAGTGCTGACACGTACCACCCCCAGAACAGCCCCCAACATCTCTTAAAAATCAGGGCGCAAGAATGTATCCAGCAGGTCCCTGCGTCAGTGCCACCGCCGCAGGGCTACGGACACCAGCCAGCCCTGTTCCACTCGGAGAGCATGGAGGAGGACTGCGCCTGCGAGGGAAACAGGGACAGCTTTCCTGACA AGTCCATCGTAGGGAACTGCATGGACAGGAGCTCCCCTGGCCAAGCCATGCAGGTGCCTGACCACAACGGCCTGGGCTACCCCGTGCGCCCCTCCAGCAGCGAGCACCCGCGGCCCCGCACCCTGCAGAGACATCACACCATCCAGAACAGTGATGATGCCTAC GTGCAGTTGGATAACTTGCCTGGAATGAGTCTGATGGCAGGAAaagccctcagctctgctcGGATGTCGGACGCCGTGCTCAGCCAGTCGTCGCTGATGGCCAGTCAGCAGCtgcgggacagggacagcgagG ACTGCGGGGAGAGTTTGGAAGGTCAAGAGCACGCGAACCTGGGCGATGGCAGCCAACACCTCAACACCTCCTGCTACCCCTCGACGTGTATCACAGACGTCCTGCTGAGCTACAAGCACCCGGAGGTGCCCTttgggatggagcaggcaggggtGTAA